Proteins encoded in a region of the Prochlorothrix hollandica PCC 9006 = CALU 1027 genome:
- a CDS encoding rhomboid family intramembrane serine protease, which produces MLTLPPWLQRQTQGVVNCYACQKLVSITAPTCTHCGSQQPGLWGYGRHFRKFHHQGGFLALITWGCVALYLLTLLVNVRGVRTEMPLEILVPDTSSLLMFGATGEIPLFTLHRWWTLLTAAWLHGHVFHLGFNLGWIRYLMPLALDFYGAARLVVLYTGSAIVAALLSSVVAHYGSGLPPLLQGAYISVGASGALFGLFGALVAHGRQTGSKALEETMALYAGLGFILGFTLGSVDNWAHLGGFLGGFALAYVPGLRSRQPQRLYEVVLALVCLGATALSLVVSVLHWWWIQ; this is translated from the coding sequence TTGTTAACTCTTCCTCCCTGGCTCCAACGACAAACCCAGGGCGTGGTCAACTGCTACGCCTGCCAGAAACTGGTTTCCATTACGGCCCCCACCTGTACCCACTGCGGTAGCCAGCAGCCTGGTCTCTGGGGCTATGGTCGCCACTTTCGGAAATTCCACCACCAAGGGGGTTTTCTGGCCCTGATTACCTGGGGGTGCGTTGCCCTCTACCTGCTGACCCTGCTGGTCAATGTGCGGGGGGTGCGCACTGAAATGCCCTTGGAAATTCTGGTGCCGGATACCTCCAGCCTGTTGATGTTTGGGGCCACGGGGGAGATTCCCCTGTTTACGTTGCACCGCTGGTGGACCCTGCTGACGGCGGCGTGGCTCCATGGCCATGTCTTCCATTTGGGCTTTAATTTAGGCTGGATTCGCTATTTAATGCCTTTGGCCTTGGATTTTTACGGTGCCGCCCGCCTGGTGGTGTTGTATACGGGTTCTGCGATCGTTGCAGCCCTTCTCAGCAGCGTAGTGGCCCATTATGGCAGCGGTTTACCGCCGTTGCTCCAGGGTGCCTATATCAGCGTGGGGGCATCGGGGGCGCTGTTTGGTCTGTTTGGGGCGCTGGTGGCCCATGGACGACAGACGGGCAGCAAAGCCCTGGAAGAAACCATGGCTCTCTATGCGGGGTTGGGCTTTATTTTAGGGTTTACCCTGGGTTCGGTGGATAATTGGGCACATTTGGGGGGCTTCCTGGGGGGCTTTGCCTTAGCCTATGTGCCGGGGCTGCGATCGCGCCAACCCCAACGGCTTTATGAGGTGGTGCTGGCCTTGGTCTGTTTAGGGGCGACGGCTTTAAGTTTGGTGGTGTCGGTGCTGCACTGGTGGTGGATTCAGTAG
- a CDS encoding Uma2 family endonuclease codes for MTTTAPPRHYTPAQYFALEQTAEHRSEYHHGAIIPLTGGTLNHNRIAGNLFALLKAALRGTGASAFIGDLRVSIPSHDRYTYPDVLMIQGDPQFLDDRTDTILNPSVIIEVLSKSTQNYDRGDKFLAYRSIPSLQEYILIDQYQIHLEQLSKLDDRNWNLRTYTAPEPTLTFTSLDLAIAIADLYEDVTFPAP; via the coding sequence ATGACGACCACCGCCCCCCCCCGCCACTACACCCCCGCCCAATACTTCGCCCTGGAGCAAACCGCCGAACACCGCAGCGAATACCACCACGGAGCCATCATCCCCCTGACCGGAGGCACCCTCAACCACAACCGCATTGCAGGCAACCTCTTTGCCCTCCTCAAGGCTGCACTGCGGGGTACAGGCGCTAGCGCCTTTATTGGAGATCTCCGCGTTTCCATCCCCAGCCACGATCGCTACACCTACCCCGATGTGCTGATGATCCAAGGGGATCCCCAGTTCCTGGACGATCGCACCGACACCATCCTCAACCCCAGCGTCATCATCGAAGTTCTCTCCAAATCCACCCAAAACTACGATCGGGGCGATAAATTCCTGGCTTATCGATCGATTCCCTCCCTTCAGGAATATATCCTCATTGATCAGTACCAAATCCACCTAGAGCAACTGAGCAAACTGGACGATCGCAACTGGAACCTGCGCACCTACACCGCCCCCGAACCCACCCTCACCTTCACCAGCCTAGACTTAGCGATCGCCATCGCTGATCTCTACGAAGACGTAACCTTCCCCGCCCCCTAA
- a CDS encoding Uma2 family endonuclease produces the protein MIAAPEPRPPLTPEDYLTWEAQQLEKHEYINGQTYAMSGGSVNHSHIAIRLTALLDSHLLDSHPNGNRCIPGNSDLKIKIPGTHNYTYPDGSVTCDDRDKTTPNHFTYPCLIIEVLSKSTEAYDRGGKFRLYQQNPALIDYLLVSSTRIEMDLYHREASGKWTIINYQADDIVDLASIGLQFPIAQIYRNLTLTPDSP, from the coding sequence ATGATCGCCGCCCCCGAACCCCGCCCCCCCCTCACCCCAGAAGACTACTTAACCTGGGAAGCCCAACAACTGGAAAAACACGAATACATCAACGGCCAAACCTACGCCATGAGCGGCGGCAGCGTCAACCATAGCCACATCGCCATCCGCTTAACAGCCCTCCTAGACTCCCACCTCCTAGACTCCCATCCCAATGGTAACCGCTGCATCCCCGGCAACTCTGACCTCAAAATTAAAATCCCTGGCACCCACAACTACACCTATCCCGATGGCAGTGTCACCTGTGACGATCGCGATAAAACCACCCCCAACCACTTCACCTACCCCTGCTTAATCATTGAAGTTTTATCTAAAAGTACCGAAGCTTACGATCGTGGCGGTAAATTCAGGCTCTACCAACAGAATCCCGCTCTAATAGACTATTTACTCGTCAGTTCCACCCGTATCGAAATGGATCTGTACCACCGGGAAGCGTCGGGCAAATGGACCATTATCAACTACCAAGCCGACGATATCGTAGACCTAGCTAGCATTGGTCTTCAGTTCCCGATCGCACAAATCTACCGCAACCTCACCCTGACCCCCGATTCCCCCTAA